The Metamycoplasma subdolum DNA window TTTTACCTTTTCTAGATGATCAAGGAATGATGGTTATTGATTTTGAAAAAACTAAAGAATTCAAAGAATCAAAAGAATTTTTAACCCAAAATAACCTACGTTATGAAACAATTAAGTTTAATAAAAATTGTGTTATACTTTTAGCAAAAGATTTATTGCAAAGTACTTTAAAGGAATAATATGACAACACATAAACAAAAAAATTATTTAACAAGTGAAGCATTAGCAGAATATCAAGCAAAATTAAAAAGACTACAAGAAGTTGATAGACCTCAAGTTATTGAAGAAATAAAAGAAGCTAGAAATCAAGGTGACCTTTCAGAAAATGCTGAATATGATGCTGCTCGTGATAAACAAGCTATGATTGAAAATCAAATCACTGAAATTCAAGCAATTCTAGATAATTATGAGCTAATTGAAACCAGTGACTCAAATCATGTAAGAATTGGATCAATTGTTTCATTTAAAAATTTAAGTACTCAAACCACACAAACTGTAACTATTGTTGGTGCATTAGAAGCTGACCCTTTTTCAGAAAAAATTTCTAACCTAAGTCCGCTTGCTCAAGCATTACTTGATAAAAAAGTTGGAAGCGTTGTCGAAGTTGAAGGTCCACACAAATATAATATTGAAATTTTAGATATAAAAAGAATCTAAGGCAAAAGGCCTAGATTTTTTTAATTTAATGCTTTTTTAAGCCATTTTTATTTAAAAATTAGTTCAAAAATCAGCCTCTTAATATGTAATTATTAATAAATAAAAAAAATTATAAAAATTTTTATAAAACTCTAAAAAATTATTATAAAATAATAGACGTGCCTAATGAATAGGTAATTATTTTTTTAACAAAATTATGATATAAAAGTGATTTTAAAACTTTGAAGCAAAAAAGTTAAAAATTTTGTAAAAATCTCATTTATTGGGTTATAATTAAACTTACAAGTTTTATTTGCTCGCAAAAAGTTCTTTGAAAACTGGATACGATACCATAACGTCAATTTTTTTTATTTTTAAAATTCTATAATTCTATTTAAAGAATCAAATCAATCATTATTAAGAGTTTGATCCTGGCTCAGGATGAACGCTGGCTGTGTGCCTAATACATGCATGTCGAGCGGAAGTAGCAATACTTTAGCGGCGAATGGGTGAGTAACACGTGCTTAATCTACCTCTTAGATTGGAATATCCAATGGAAACATTGGTTAATGCCGGATACGCATGGAATCGCATGATTCCGTTGTGAAAGGGGCGTTTGCCCCGCTAAGAGATGAGGGTGCGGAACATTAGCTAGTTGGTAGGGTAATGGCCTACCAAGGCTATGATGTTTAGCCGGGTCGAGAGACTGAACGGCCACATTGGGACTGAGATACGGCCCAAACTCCTACGGGAGGCAGCAGTAGGGAATATTCCACAATGAGCGAAAGCTTGATGGAGCGACACAGTGTGAACGATGACGGCCTTCGGGTTGTAAAGTTCTGTTGTGAGGGAAGAACACTTGGCTTAGGAAATGAGGCCAAGCTGACGGTACCTTATTAGAAAGCGATGGCTAACTATGTGCCAGCAGCCGCGGTAATACATAGGTCGCAAGCGTTATCCGGAATTATTGGGCGTAAAGCGTTCGTAGGCTGTTTATTAAGTCTGGAGTCAAATCCCAGGGCTCAACCCTGGCTCGCTTTGGATACTGGTAAACTAGAGTTAGATAGAGGTAAGCGGAATTCCATGTGAAGCGGTGAAATGCGTAGATATATGGAAGAACACCAAAGGCGAAGGCAGCTTACTGGGTTTATACTGACGCTGAGGGACGAAAGCGTGGGGAGCAAACAGGATTAGATACCCTGGTAGTCCACGCCGTAAACGATGATCATTAGTCGGTGGAGCATTCACTGACGCAGCTAACGCATTAAATGATCCGCCTGAGTAGTATGCTCGCAAGAGTGAAACTTAAAGGAATTGACGGGGACCCGCACAAGCGGTGGAGCATGTGGTTTAATTTGAAGATACGCGGAGAACCTTACCCACTCTTGACATCCTTCGCAAAGCTATAGAGATATAGTGGAGGTTAACGGAGTGACAGATGGTGCATGGTTGTCGTCAGCTCGTGTCGTGAGATGTTTGGTCAAGTCCTGCAACGAGCGCAACCCCTGTCTTTAGTTACTAACGAGTCATGTCGAGGACTCTAGAGATACTGCCTGGGTAACTGGGAGGAAGGTGGGGATGACGTCAAATCATCATGCCTCTTACGAGTGGGGCAACACACGTGCTACAATGGTCGGTACAAAGAGAAGCAATACGGTGACGTGGAGCAAATCTCAAAAAGCCGATCTCAGTTCGGATTGAAGTCTGCAACTCGACTTCATGAAGTCGGAATCGCTAGTAATCGCAGATCAGCTACGCTGCGGTGAATACGTTCTCGGGTCTTGTACACACCGCCCGTCACACCATGGGAGCTGGTAATACCCAAAGTCGGTTTGCTAACCTCGGAGGCGACTGCCTAAGGTAGGACTGGTGACTGGGGTGAAGTCGTAACAAGGTATCCCTACGAGAACGTGGGGATGGATCACCTCCTTTCTACGGAGTACATTAACCAAAACGTTATGGAAAAATATCGTATCCAGTTTTGAGGGAACTTTTCTCTCAAATTTTGTTCTTTGAAAACTGAATAAGACATTGAAATTAATATTTCAAAGTTTAGATCAACCTATAGAATATTTAAAGACAAATAATAGGTCTCATACAAAAATAATAACTATTAAACAAGATAAGAGTTTTTGGTGGATGCCTTGGGTCTGGAAGTCGAAGAAGGACGTGATTACCTGCGATAAGCCTCGTTTAGCCGGAAATAGGCAACTAGACGGGGATTTCCGAATGGGGAAACCTAATGGAGCTAATCCTCCATTGCCATAGTCAGTGAATCCATAGCTGAATGGCGAGACACGATGTGAATTGAAACATCTCAGTAGCATCAGGAAGAGAAAATAAAGAATGATTCCCTCAGTAGTGGCGAGCGAACGGGGAAGAGCCTAAACCAGCACTCGTTGCTGGGGTTGTAGGACTGTCTATTAAAAGTTACAAAATTTACATATAGCAGAATAAGTTGGAACGCTTAAACATAGAGGGTGAAATTCCCGTAAGCGAAATGTGTAAATCTTTTGGCAGTATCCTGAGTAGGGCGGGGCACGTGAAACCCTGTCTGAATCTGCCGGGACCACCCGGTAAGGCTAAATACTAACCAGACACCGATAGTGAACTAGTACCGTGAGGGAAAGGTGAAAAGAACCCCGGGAGGGGAGTGAAATAGATCCTGAAACCAATTACTTACAGTTAGTCAGAGCCCGTTAATGGGTGATGGCGTACATCTTGCAGAATGGACCGGCGAGTTATGTCAACATGCGAGGTTAAGTGGATTAAAGCGAAGCCATAGAGAAATCGAGTCTGAATAGGGCGTTAAGTATGTTGATATAGACCCGAAACCAGGTGATCTACCCATGAGCAGGTTGAAGCTTAGGTAATACTAAGTGGAGGACCGAACTGTAGTACGCTAAAAAGTGCCCGGATGACTTGTGGGTAGGGGTGAAATTCCAATCGAACCTGGAGATAGC harbors:
- the greA gene encoding transcription elongation factor GreA, which encodes MTTHKQKNYLTSEALAEYQAKLKRLQEVDRPQVIEEIKEARNQGDLSENAEYDAARDKQAMIENQITEIQAILDNYELIETSDSNHVRIGSIVSFKNLSTQTTQTVTIVGALEADPFSEKISNLSPLAQALLDKKVGSVVEVEGPHKYNIEILDIKRI